The Corvus hawaiiensis isolate bCorHaw1 chromosome 7, bCorHaw1.pri.cur, whole genome shotgun sequence genome contains a region encoding:
- the METTL21A gene encoding protein N-lysine methyltransferase METTL21A yields MAMVPYEEGGGWAARQLHRPSATFHFASRTIRLQQDWRRLGVAAVVWDAAVVLCAYLEMEGIDLRDRSVIELGAGTGLLGIVVTLLGARVTITDRAAALEFLESNVQANLPPELRPRAVVKELTWGKDLDNFPPGAFDFVLGADIVYLEETFAELLQTLEHLCSEQTVILLSCRIRYERDLKFLKMLRDRFSVYEVHYDSSKDVHIYKAQRGSRKDDF; encoded by the exons ATGGCCATGGTGCCCTACGAGGAGGGAGGCGGCTGGGCAGCGCGGCAGCTGCACAGGCCTTCGGCCACCTTCCACTTCGCCAGCCGCACCATCCGCCTCCAGCAGGACTGGCGGCGGCTGGGGGTGGCGGCCGTGGTCTGGGATGCG GCTGTTGTCCTGTGTGCTTATCTGGAGATGGAAGGCATTGATCTCAGGGATCGGTCTGTGAttgagctgggagctggaacTGGATTGCTGGGAATAGTGGTCACATTACTAG GTGCCCGTGTTACCATCACAGACAGGGCGGCAGCACTGGAGTTCCTGGAGTCAAACGTGCAGGCAAACTTACCCCCTGAACTACGTCCCAGAGCTGTGGTGAAGGAGCTGACATGGGGAAAAGACCTGGATAACTTCCCTCCAGGAGCATTTGACTTCGTCCTGGGTGCAGACATTGTTTATTTGGAAGAAACATTTGCAGAACTGCTTCAGACGCTGGAGCACCTGTGCTCAGAGCAAACTGTGATTCTTCTTTCCTGTCGTATCCGCTATGAACGGGATCTCAAGTTCTTGAAGATGCTGAGAGACCGTTTCTCTGTATACGAGGTCCATTATGATTCCAGTAAGGATGTTCATATCTACAAAGCACAGAGGGGTAGTCGCAAGGATGACTTTTGA